The DNA segment CTATTTCTTTATCCACTGCTCTAATGTATGATCTAACCTGATTTATAATACTTCCCACTTATCTCCTCAACAGTTTTAATCTCTACCACAATCTCATCTTCAACAAAAAGATCAAGTCTATGAATCCCAACCTCAACACCTTGATAGAATATCTTGACTTCTTTTTCTG comes from the bacterium genome and includes:
- a CDS encoding GxxExxY protein; translation: EKEVKIFYQGVEVGIHRLDLFVEDEIVVEIKTVEEISGKYYKSG